In Leptolyngbya sp. SIO1E4, one DNA window encodes the following:
- a CDS encoding TMEM165/GDT1 family protein, with protein MPVTPAPTPPQEKESVSGQERASFWRVFVSTFGAIFLAELGDKTQLATLLMSAESGNPLVVFLGAGTALVMTSLIGVALGQWLSRKVSPHTLDTAAGAVLLAITVWLLWDVINF; from the coding sequence ATGCCGGTAACTCCGGCCCCTACGCCGCCCCAGGAAAAGGAAAGCGTATCCGGCCAGGAGCGCGCCAGCTTTTGGCGGGTATTTGTATCCACTTTTGGCGCGATTTTTTTGGCGGAACTGGGGGACAAGACACAACTAGCCACGCTCCTGATGAGTGCGGAGTCGGGCAATCCGCTGGTCGTCTTTTTAGGTGCAGGCACAGCGCTGGTCATGACCAGTCTGATTGGGGTGGCCTTGGGGCAATGGCTTTCTCGTAAAGTTTCGCCACACACGCTGGATACTGCTGCTGGGGCTGTCTTGCTTGCGATCACGGTTTGGCTATTGTGGGATGTTATTAACTTCTAG
- a CDS encoding MAPEG family protein yields the protein MDSLTRLPMPASLLYCLVAGAVLIYVPFLAVGAARFQLGYDCSAPRAMFDKLPPYAQRATWAHQNAFEAFILFAPAVLMAYVTGQTSVWALVAAIAHLTARFLYSIFYILDIPALRSLMFGIGGLGTFTLFIMSCRSAVM from the coding sequence ATGGATAGTTTGACTCGGTTGCCCATGCCTGCCTCGCTACTGTATTGCCTGGTAGCTGGAGCAGTACTGATTTATGTTCCCTTTCTGGCGGTCGGCGCTGCGCGATTCCAGCTGGGGTACGATTGCTCAGCCCCACGGGCTATGTTCGACAAATTGCCGCCCTACGCCCAGCGAGCGACTTGGGCCCATCAAAACGCATTCGAAGCGTTTATTCTGTTTGCCCCAGCCGTTCTGATGGCGTATGTCACTGGGCAAACCTCCGTTTGGGCTTTGGTGGCTGCGATCGCTCACCTAACCGCTCGCTTTTTGTACAGCATTTTTTACATTCTTGATATCCCTGCTCTGCGTTCCTTGATGTTTGGCATTGGTGGGTTAGGAACGTTTACGCTGTTTATTATGAGCTGCCGCTCTGCCGTCATGTGA
- a CDS encoding phosphotransacetylase family protein has protein sequence MPKSAKHLLIGSTEAHSGKSTAAIAVGIQLQALGFRVGWGKPLASVEACGYPAEHLDTDLSFIPHILSLSPEQQPPTLLSLNNRALIEHLEQDSFNDVRDALEHYWGNETGDIVLLEGPSTLEAGALLNLSLPEITTALDASVLLVMRFNTCDMIDQLVSAQKRLGDALLGVIINEVEAAEQSLVTQTIVPYLEKRGIPVFATLPQLPFLRGMRVSELVRHLDAEVLCCDDHLDLVVESLKIGAMNVNAALRFFGQGSHQAIVTGGDRRDLQIAALETSTHCLVLTGQMAPIEDVIALAQDKEVPILAVETDTLTTVERIDNLFGHIPLNNPDKVPLIKEVLAKKIEIERLVSLLGLEMPAISPRS, from the coding sequence GTGCCCAAATCAGCCAAGCATTTGCTAATCGGCTCTACGGAAGCGCACAGTGGCAAATCCACAGCGGCGATCGCGGTTGGCATCCAACTGCAAGCATTAGGGTTTCGTGTGGGGTGGGGCAAGCCTCTCGCATCTGTTGAGGCCTGTGGATACCCGGCAGAGCATTTGGATACCGACCTGAGCTTTATTCCCCACATCCTCTCGCTCTCGCCAGAACAGCAGCCTCCGACGCTTCTGTCTCTCAACAACCGTGCCTTGATTGAGCACCTAGAGCAGGACTCCTTCAACGATGTGAGAGATGCCCTAGAGCACTATTGGGGCAATGAAACAGGGGACATTGTGCTGCTAGAAGGGCCATCGACCCTTGAAGCTGGCGCGCTGCTTAATCTTTCGCTCCCTGAGATTACGACCGCCTTAGATGCGTCGGTGCTCTTGGTGATGCGGTTTAATACTTGCGACATGATTGACCAACTCGTGTCTGCGCAAAAACGCCTCGGAGACGCTTTGTTGGGGGTCATTATCAATGAGGTAGAGGCGGCTGAGCAAAGCCTGGTCACACAGACTATTGTCCCGTATCTAGAAAAGCGAGGGATTCCAGTCTTTGCGACCTTACCGCAGCTGCCATTCCTAAGAGGCATGAGGGTTTCAGAACTTGTCAGACACCTTGATGCAGAGGTGCTATGTTGCGATGACCATCTCGATCTTGTCGTAGAAAGCCTGAAAATTGGCGCTATGAACGTGAATGCGGCGTTGCGCTTTTTTGGTCAAGGGTCGCACCAAGCTATTGTGACGGGAGGCGATCGCCGAGATTTGCAGATTGCTGCCCTGGAAACGTCCACCCATTGTCTGGTCTTGACAGGGCAAATGGCCCCTATTGAGGATGTGATTGCCTTAGCTCAAGATAAAGAAGTTCCGATTCTGGCAGTAGAAACCGATACCCTGACCACCGTTGAACGCATTGATAACCTGTTTGGGCACATCCCACTCAACAATCCCGATAAGGTGCCGCTCATTAAGGAAGTGCTGGCAAAGAAGATTGAAATAGAGCGTTTGGTTTCCCTTCTGGGGTTAGAAATGCCTGCGATCTCACCTCGCAGCTAA
- a CDS encoding glycosyltransferase family 9 protein produces MRVLALVPNGISDQLLFFSTLEHIKQALPKAEISVVTEPSAAAAYRVSKVVKTTIPYTFTNNNSPADWANLLGIVRDREFEVAITTTQNWPIGLLLWLSGIPTRIGYQGGANGLFLTATVPLKTDQYQAAQYHDLLAPLELSGQCSAASINVPQGDIGWVDTQIQAQGIGDQGYVLIYPGPADGTVDDIYPAEGWIAIAQDFQKRQPGLPLVLLQQAETASAVKAIAQAFPNLKVIRPDNLGQVAALVAGANLVLATDSYVSQLGVALNVFTLALFGHYSPSRHFPPVDTSEQRFLGIESSSDKVADIPPEVVLKKVWGEG; encoded by the coding sequence ATGCGTGTACTGGCTCTCGTTCCGAATGGAATTAGCGATCAGCTTCTCTTTTTTTCAACGCTTGAGCATATCAAGCAAGCACTCCCTAAGGCTGAAATCTCGGTAGTCACAGAGCCGTCTGCTGCGGCTGCCTATCGAGTTTCTAAGGTCGTGAAAACGACCATCCCTTACACTTTTACCAATAACAACAGCCCGGCAGATTGGGCCAATCTCCTAGGGATTGTGCGCGATCGCGAGTTTGAGGTGGCCATCACCACCACGCAAAACTGGCCCATTGGTCTTCTCCTTTGGCTCAGCGGCATCCCTACCCGCATTGGGTATCAAGGGGGGGCTAACGGTCTGTTTTTAACCGCCACCGTTCCTTTGAAAACAGATCAATATCAGGCCGCGCAATACCATGATTTGCTGGCACCTTTAGAGTTATCAGGTCAGTGTTCAGCAGCCTCGATCAACGTTCCCCAAGGGGATATCGGCTGGGTAGACACCCAAATTCAGGCCCAGGGAATTGGCGATCAGGGGTATGTCTTAATCTATCCGGGGCCTGCCGATGGCACTGTTGATGACATCTATCCTGCCGAGGGCTGGATTGCGATCGCCCAAGATTTTCAAAAGCGACAGCCTGGTCTTCCCTTAGTGCTCCTCCAACAGGCCGAGACAGCCTCAGCGGTTAAAGCGATCGCCCAGGCATTCCCAAATTTGAAGGTGATCCGCCCCGACAATCTGGGCCAAGTGGCGGCTTTGGTTGCGGGGGCCAATCTGGTTTTAGCGACCGATAGTTATGTATCGCAATTGGGGGTCGCCTTAAATGTCTTTACTCTGGCACTGTTTGGGCACTATTCTCCCAGTCGTCATTTTCCCCCAGTTGATACCTCTGAGCAGCGCTTTTTAGGGATTGAATCCAGCAGTGATAAAGTGGCTGATATCCCCCCTGAAGTCGTCTTAAAGAAGGTGTGGGGTGAGGGCTAA
- a CDS encoding TMEM165/GDT1 family protein, with amino-acid sequence MDWRLLGVSFVAVFLSELGDKSQLAAIALGGTSKHPRAVFLGTASALLLASLLGALLGEGTAQILPTRLVKAVAAIGFAILAVRLLWPTNQSYVFGDEASDR; translated from the coding sequence ATGGATTGGCGATTATTAGGGGTGAGTTTTGTCGCCGTTTTTTTATCTGAGCTGGGGGATAAAAGTCAGCTAGCGGCGATCGCCTTGGGGGGCACGTCAAAGCACCCCCGCGCAGTTTTTTTAGGCACGGCGAGTGCCTTGTTATTGGCAAGTTTGCTAGGGGCGCTGTTAGGGGAGGGCACGGCCCAAATTCTGCCCACTCGTTTGGTGAAAGCGGTCGCAGCCATTGGGTTTGCGATTCTGGCAGTCCGTTTGCTGTGGCCCACGAACCAAAGCTACGTATTTGGAGATGAGGCCAGCGATCGCTAA
- a CDS encoding 2-C-methyl-D-erythritol 4-phosphate cytidylyltransferase — protein sequence MHLLIPAAGVGRRMGSDRNKLLLMLHGQPILAWTLLAAEASDRISWMGIICQSVDVPDLKAILQTLPLAKPTVLIPGGRTRQESVYNGLQALPPTADHVLIHDGARCLATPDLFDRCAQALLACPGLIAAIPVKDTIKVVGADELVKDTPERSTLWAAQTPQGFHVAQLKAAHDHGKTQGWAVTDDAALFEKYGLPVKIVLGEETNLKVTTPEDLTIADLIVRDRLKEKTTLRH from the coding sequence GTGCACCTGTTAATTCCCGCCGCAGGCGTAGGACGACGCATGGGCAGCGATCGCAACAAATTGCTCTTAATGCTTCATGGTCAACCGATCTTGGCGTGGACGTTGCTTGCAGCTGAGGCCAGCGATCGCATTTCCTGGATGGGGATTATCTGCCAGAGCGTTGATGTCCCTGATTTAAAGGCAATTTTACAAACCCTGCCCCTGGCGAAGCCCACGGTGCTGATTCCTGGAGGTCGTACACGCCAAGAATCGGTTTATAACGGCCTGCAGGCCCTCCCCCCCACCGCAGACCATGTGCTGATTCATGATGGCGCCCGTTGCCTAGCAACCCCCGATCTGTTTGATCGCTGTGCCCAGGCCCTGCTAGCTTGTCCGGGGCTGATTGCCGCGATTCCGGTGAAAGATACGATCAAGGTGGTAGGCGCCGATGAGTTGGTTAAAGACACCCCTGAACGCAGCACCCTCTGGGCTGCCCAAACCCCCCAGGGGTTCCATGTTGCCCAGCTCAAAGCAGCCCATGATCATGGCAAAACCCAAGGATGGGCAGTGACAGACGATGCTGCACTGTTTGAGAAATACGGTCTGCCCGTCAAGATTGTGTTGGGAGAGGAGACTAACCTCAAAGTCACGACCCCTGAGGATCTGACGATTGCGGATCTGATTGTGCGCGATCGTTTAAAGGAAAAGACGACTCTACGACATTGA
- a CDS encoding GNAT family N-acetyltransferase: MNFMNSPLPSNCCLRPACSQDSWPLRRLVFSAKLDPTQLRWQQFWVIEHQGQIIACGQLRTFAGCQELGSLVVIPAWRRQGLGTRLTQHLIQQATHPLYLECLGSMLAAFYQRLGFVPLGETELPAALRRKFGISGAIARLLRLPLYQMHWPSPGSP, from the coding sequence ATGAATTTTATGAACTCGCCATTACCAAGCAACTGCTGCCTGCGACCGGCCTGCAGCCAAGATAGTTGGCCGCTTCGTCGTCTGGTCTTTAGCGCAAAACTCGACCCCACCCAACTGCGCTGGCAACAGTTCTGGGTGATTGAACATCAAGGACAGATCATCGCCTGTGGGCAGTTGCGCACCTTTGCGGGGTGTCAGGAATTGGGGAGTCTGGTGGTGATTCCGGCATGGCGGCGGCAGGGTTTGGGCACGCGGTTGACTCAGCATCTGATCCAGCAGGCAACCCACCCCCTCTATCTAGAATGTTTAGGGTCAATGCTGGCGGCGTTTTACCAGCGCTTGGGATTTGTGCCGCTGGGTGAGACTGAGCTGCCTGCAGCCTTGCGGCGTAAGTTTGGAATTTCAGGGGCGATCGCCCGTCTCCTGCGTCTACCGCTGTACCAAATGCACTGGCCATCCCCCGGTTCGCCGTAG
- a CDS encoding YkgJ family cysteine cluster protein — MANWQCIQGCGACCHLDPRDRPDLDQYLTPEELTHYLSLVGEDGWCIHYDANARRCEIYETRPAFCRVQADTFERMFGIPPAELNDFAIACCQQQIEGVYGNNSEELARFTTTVEATPNNTIS, encoded by the coding sequence ATGGCAAATTGGCAATGTATTCAGGGCTGCGGTGCGTGTTGCCACCTGGACCCCCGCGATCGCCCCGACTTAGATCAGTACCTCACCCCTGAAGAGCTGACTCACTATCTCAGCCTGGTCGGGGAAGACGGCTGGTGCATTCATTACGATGCCAACGCTCGCCGCTGCGAGATTTATGAAACGCGGCCTGCTTTTTGTCGGGTACAGGCCGACACCTTTGAACGCATGTTTGGCATCCCCCCAGCTGAGTTAAATGACTTTGCGATCGCCTGCTGTCAACAGCAAATTGAAGGGGTCTATGGCAACAACAGCGAAGAGTTAGCCCGATTCACCACCACTGTTGAAGCGACCCCCAACAACACGATTTCATAA
- a CDS encoding Uma2 family endonuclease — MTAETKYPSPVDVFLLIEVADTTWRRDRIQKSRIYASAGIPEYWILNITSLNTSMSRLQISQQTSDTLVLRQEFEAGEVVGCAWVGITLVVVLLLMIVTRNWIWLIPGIIVGITGSKIATANTPSPGYRLYRFDRINNCLNIQEHNNSGRVEHDEMIPLSHIKAAQVEQRESRDYKGVVLSSKRVLSLSVNDRTRYLTSEDKDTTQEHLAALENAINLFLNDS, encoded by the coding sequence ATGACGGCAGAGACGAAATATCCTAGCCCTGTCGATGTGTTTTTGCTGATTGAGGTTGCCGATACCACGTGGCGACGCGATCGCATCCAAAAGTCTCGCATCTATGCCAGCGCTGGCATTCCAGAGTACTGGATCTTAAACATCACTAGCCTCAACACATCCATGTCTCGCCTCCAAATCAGCCAACAAACCAGCGATACCTTGGTCTTAAGACAGGAATTTGAGGCTGGAGAGGTCGTTGGCTGCGCTTGGGTTGGCATCACGCTGGTCGTGGTATTGCTGCTGATGATCGTTACCAGGAATTGGATCTGGCTCATTCCCGGCATTATCGTCGGGATCACTGGCTCCAAAATTGCCACGGCCAATACACCGTCACCCGGTTATCGACTATATCGATTTGATCGCATCAACAATTGCCTCAACATTCAGGAACACAACAACTCAGGACGAGTAGAGCATGATGAAATGATCCCGCTTAGCCATATCAAAGCGGCCCAAGTAGAGCAGCGGGAAAGTCGTGATTACAAAGGCGTTGTGCTCTCTAGTAAGCGGGTTTTGTCATTATCAGTGAACGATCGCACCAGATACCTGACCTCTGAAGATAAAGACACAACCCAAGAACATTTAGCAGCACTAGAGAATGCCATCAATCTTTTCTTGAACGACTCATAA
- a CDS encoding photosystem II reaction center protein Ycf12: MEFISNFFGGISFELIAQLTMLAMIVIAGPIIVFLLAARGGDL; this comes from the coding sequence ATGGAGTTTATCAGTAATTTTTTCGGCGGTATTAGTTTTGAACTGATCGCTCAGCTCACGATGCTAGCGATGATCGTAATTGCTGGGCCAATCATTGTCTTTTTGTTGGCTGCACGAGGTGGTGACCTGTAA
- a CDS encoding Na+:solute symporter: MIWIDWLIVLAYLALTLWLGLYLSRKASGSLVDFFVSGRSLPWWLAGTSMAATTFSIDTPLYIAGVVGSRGIAGNWEWWSFGIAHVVMIYVFARLWRRSEIVTDAELTELRYGGRMGAILRGVKAFLFAVPINCIGIGYAMLAMVKVITALQLWESLGFSPGDAGKLWSVIGVSLFVLVYAGFSGLWGVVATDFFQFFLALFGAIVVAVAAIAHIGGMATLIDQINTRLGPDTLSLLPLRSEPGTGIRWSETAGISVQTFLAYVGLQWWAFRRSDGGGEFIQRLAASKSEAEAEKAAWFFNVLHYVIRTWPWVIVALVALVVYPTLEDRELGYPLLMLQFLPPVLLGLVVASLIAAFMSTVSTLINWGASYLTNDLYARFMRPEANQTELVLAARVASVMVTVLGATAAFFANDVTTIFRLVIAIGTGPGLVLILRWFWWRINAATELAAMVAGFFIGLLTMPIPETASPQNPMWRFLDLIQTGLPILQVSDFGQRLFVIASITTLIWVTVMVFTAPESPETLDRFYHKVRPSGPGWNPQRIRAEERPIRYVIWSNQGVRLNLHQPGIAPAQNIILQLQQVIAGLGLLFGSMFAVGGFLLLQPWVGWFGVIVAVLGSMWLRQLRRARIEPMPRPGLDDASNWSDGS, from the coding sequence ATGATTTGGATTGACTGGCTGATCGTTCTGGCATACCTGGCATTGACTTTGTGGCTAGGGCTTTATTTGTCTCGCAAAGCCTCAGGATCGCTGGTGGATTTTTTTGTGTCAGGGCGATCGCTTCCCTGGTGGCTTGCCGGAACCAGTATGGCTGCCACGACCTTTTCCATCGACACACCGCTCTACATTGCGGGGGTTGTCGGCAGCCGGGGTATCGCTGGCAACTGGGAATGGTGGAGCTTCGGGATTGCCCATGTGGTGATGATTTATGTGTTTGCCCGTCTATGGCGGCGCTCAGAAATTGTGACCGATGCCGAACTCACGGAACTGCGCTACGGAGGGCGCATGGGGGCTATCCTGCGGGGCGTTAAAGCCTTTTTGTTCGCGGTGCCGATTAACTGTATTGGCATTGGCTACGCCATGTTAGCCATGGTGAAGGTGATTACCGCCCTGCAGCTCTGGGAGAGTTTGGGCTTTAGCCCAGGCGATGCAGGCAAATTATGGAGCGTCATTGGGGTTAGCCTCTTTGTGCTGGTCTATGCAGGCTTTTCAGGTCTGTGGGGGGTGGTTGCAACCGACTTTTTCCAATTCTTTTTGGCCCTGTTTGGGGCAATTGTGGTGGCCGTGGCTGCGATCGCCCACATCGGTGGGATGGCCACGCTGATCGACCAAATTAACACCCGACTTGGCCCCGATACCCTCTCTCTCTTACCCCTCCGTTCTGAGCCGGGGACGGGGATACGCTGGAGTGAGACCGCAGGCATTTCAGTACAGACTTTTTTGGCCTATGTTGGCTTACAGTGGTGGGCCTTTCGCCGCAGCGATGGCGGCGGGGAATTTATTCAGCGGCTGGCAGCGTCTAAATCAGAGGCTGAAGCGGAGAAAGCAGCCTGGTTTTTCAACGTCTTGCATTATGTGATTCGAACCTGGCCATGGGTTATCGTGGCTCTGGTGGCCCTGGTGGTTTACCCCACCTTAGAAGATCGGGAGTTGGGGTACCCCCTACTCATGCTCCAATTCTTACCCCCGGTGCTGTTAGGGCTAGTGGTGGCATCTCTGATTGCAGCCTTTATGAGCACCGTGTCGACGCTGATTAACTGGGGGGCGTCTTACCTGACCAATGACCTTTATGCCCGGTTTATGCGTCCAGAGGCCAACCAGACCGAGCTGGTCTTAGCGGCGCGAGTCGCATCAGTGATGGTGACTGTGTTGGGGGCGACTGCAGCATTTTTCGCCAACGATGTGACCACGATTTTTCGCCTGGTGATCGCGATCGGAACGGGGCCAGGGCTCGTTTTGATTCTGCGGTGGTTCTGGTGGCGCATCAATGCGGCAACGGAGTTAGCCGCGATGGTGGCCGGGTTTTTCATTGGCTTGCTAACGATGCCCATACCTGAAACGGCCAGTCCACAAAACCCAATGTGGAGGTTCCTGGATCTGATTCAAACGGGGCTCCCGATTTTGCAGGTCAGTGACTTTGGCCAGCGATTATTCGTCATTGCCAGCATCACAACGCTCATTTGGGTGACTGTGATGGTGTTCACTGCCCCTGAAAGCCCAGAAACCCTGGATCGCTTTTATCACAAAGTTCGTCCTAGCGGCCCCGGCTGGAATCCTCAGCGCATCCGGGCAGAAGAGCGCCCGATTCGCTATGTGATTTGGAGCAACCAGGGGGTGCGGCTAAATTTGCATCAGCCGGGGATTGCCCCAGCGCAAAACATTATATTGCAGCTACAGCAGGTCATTGCGGGGCTGGGTCTACTGTTTGGCAGCATGTTTGCCGTCGGCGGCTTTTTGCTGCTGCAGCCATGGGTAGGGTGGTTCGGCGTGATCGTTGCTGTGCTTGGGAGCATGTGGCTGCGACAGCTCCGTCGAGCACGAATAGAACCGATGCCCCGCCCAGGCTTGGATGATGCCAGCAATTGGAGCGATGGCAGTTAG
- a CDS encoding YajQ family cyclic di-GMP-binding protein, with amino-acid sequence MASTYSFDIVSDFDRQELVNAIDQARRELNTRYDLKNTKTTLELGENEITIETDGDFTLQTVKTILQTKAAKRNLSLKIFDFGTVTSASGSRVRQDVTLKKGVDKDLGKQLTKLMRDNLKKVQASIQGDSVRVSAKSKDDLQAAIQLIKSEDWPVALQFINYR; translated from the coding sequence ATGGCTTCTACCTACTCATTTGACATTGTGAGTGATTTTGATCGCCAAGAGCTGGTGAACGCGATTGATCAAGCGCGTCGGGAACTGAACACTCGCTATGACTTAAAGAATACGAAAACGACCCTAGAGTTAGGCGAAAATGAGATCACCATTGAAACAGATGGCGACTTTACCCTGCAGACGGTGAAAACCATTCTGCAAACGAAAGCCGCCAAGCGGAATCTATCCCTCAAGATCTTTGACTTTGGCACGGTTACTTCTGCCAGTGGTAGTCGGGTGCGCCAAGATGTCACCCTGAAAAAAGGGGTTGATAAAGACCTGGGGAAGCAGCTCACAAAGCTGATGCGTGACAATCTGAAGAAGGTGCAGGCATCGATTCAGGGAGATAGCGTGCGGGTGTCTGCAAAATCGAAGGATGACCTGCAGGCCGCCATTCAGTTAATAAAGTCTGAAGACTGGCCGGTCGCGCTGCAGTTTATCAATTATCGGTAA
- the dps gene encoding DNA starvation/stationary phase protection protein Dps encodes MVATQAKVKTRFYPTRIDLSANVREGVVTLLNQTLAASLDLKTQVKQAHWNVKGKDFFQLHELFDEMADEIEEYVDMVAERVTALGATALGTARMAADNSVLPEYPLDAIDGEEHVAALADRYAIYAKHVRDAIDTTDDLGDADTADLYTEISRTIDKRLWFLEAHLISRDDLA; translated from the coding sequence ATGGTTGCGACTCAAGCTAAAGTAAAGACCCGGTTCTATCCCACTCGCATCGACTTGTCTGCTAATGTTCGGGAAGGTGTGGTGACGCTCCTAAATCAGACACTCGCTGCGAGTCTGGATCTTAAAACTCAGGTCAAACAAGCGCATTGGAACGTGAAAGGCAAGGATTTCTTCCAGCTGCATGAGCTGTTTGATGAAATGGCGGATGAAATTGAAGAGTATGTGGATATGGTCGCTGAGCGGGTCACCGCATTGGGGGCAACCGCTTTGGGCACTGCCCGCATGGCTGCTGATAACTCTGTGTTGCCAGAGTATCCTTTAGATGCCATTGATGGCGAAGAGCATGTAGCTGCCCTTGCCGATCGCTACGCAATTTACGCTAAGCATGTCCGCGACGCCATTGATACAACGGATGATCTGGGCGACGCTGACACAGCTGACCTATACACTGAGATTTCTCGCACTATTGACAAGCGTCTCTGGTTCTTGGAAGCTCACCTGATCAGCCGCGATGATTTGGCCTAG
- a CDS encoding GNAT family N-acetyltransferase, translating to MGFSVPGYCLRQGSGLDRSLLVNFLSKTYEELAGTQSFTHLADTVDRHLSPETPLWWVEAAPPDSGPVACLWLGNAVDQQQGDRHGYILVLYVLPEHRRRGIATALLKTAQAWAQARGDRQIGLQVFADNAAALALYRKLGYQPQAFWLTKPL from the coding sequence ATGGGGTTTTCGGTACCTGGCTATTGCTTGCGTCAAGGGTCAGGGCTTGATCGATCGCTGCTGGTCAATTTTCTCAGCAAAACCTACGAAGAACTCGCGGGTACCCAATCGTTTACCCATTTAGCAGACACGGTAGACAGACATTTGTCCCCCGAGACGCCCCTTTGGTGGGTCGAGGCCGCGCCCCCCGATTCAGGGCCAGTTGCCTGTTTATGGCTGGGCAATGCCGTCGATCAGCAGCAGGGCGATCGCCATGGCTACATTTTGGTGCTCTATGTCTTACCTGAACACCGTCGTCGTGGCATTGCAACGGCCTTGCTAAAAACCGCGCAAGCTTGGGCTCAGGCCCGGGGGGATCGTCAAATTGGATTGCAGGTGTTTGCCGATAACGCTGCTGCCCTAGCCCTCTATCGCAAGCTAGGGTACCAACCCCAGGCGTTCTGGTTGACGAAACCGCTGTAA
- a CDS encoding DNA recombination-mediator protein A, with amino-acid sequence MSQSIDAPLETSKVDVFLQELAAIQQAGSKRIAILGSRHVPITHQQLIELMTYALVMAGNRVLTSGATGANLAAIRGALNADPNLLTVILPQSLSRQPRESREQLEQVMHLVENSVNDSLSLAEASAICNQEIISRCQQLICFAFHDSHTLLRTCQDAEEQRKIVTLFYFD; translated from the coding sequence TTGAGCCAATCTATTGATGCCCCCTTGGAAACTTCCAAGGTTGACGTATTTTTGCAAGAGCTGGCTGCTATTCAGCAGGCAGGCTCTAAGCGCATTGCGATTTTGGGGTCACGGCATGTGCCTATTACCCATCAGCAGCTCATTGAACTCATGACGTATGCCTTAGTGATGGCGGGTAATCGGGTGTTAACATCCGGGGCCACGGGGGCAAACCTAGCTGCGATTCGGGGCGCTTTGAATGCGGATCCTAATTTGTTGACCGTAATTTTGCCGCAAAGCCTCTCTCGACAGCCACGGGAATCGAGGGAACAGCTTGAGCAAGTGATGCATTTGGTCGAAAATTCAGTCAATGACAGCTTGTCGTTGGCAGAAGCGAGCGCTATCTGTAACCAAGAGATCATTTCTCGGTGTCAGCAGCTCATTTGCTTTGCCTTCCACGATAGTCATACGCTTTTGCGCACCTGCCAGGATGCCGAAGAGCAGCGCAAAATTGTAACGCTCTTTTATTTTGATTAA
- a CDS encoding YaiI/YqxD family protein — MQIWVDADACPKVIKEILFRAAKRVEIKTTLVANQELQIPASPYIDAVQVKAGLDIADSYIVQHLQPKDLVITADIPLAAAAIAKGGYALNPRGEFYDEVNIRQRLSLRDFMDELRSSGVETGGPPPFNQRDREAFANQLDRFLVKHA; from the coding sequence ATGCAAATTTGGGTCGATGCCGATGCCTGCCCAAAGGTGATTAAGGAAATCTTATTTCGAGCAGCGAAACGGGTTGAAATTAAAACGACCTTAGTGGCTAATCAAGAATTGCAAATTCCAGCGTCTCCCTACATTGATGCGGTTCAGGTGAAGGCAGGCTTGGACATTGCCGATAGCTATATTGTGCAGCACCTTCAACCCAAAGATCTGGTGATTACTGCCGATATTCCCCTGGCGGCAGCGGCGATCGCAAAAGGTGGGTATGCTTTAAATCCTCGGGGTGAATTCTACGACGAAGTCAATATTCGCCAACGGCTCTCTCTGCGGGATTTTATGGATGAGTTGCGGAGCAGTGGCGTCGAGACGGGCGGCCCTCCCCCCTTTAACCAGCGCGATCGCGAGGCGTTTGCCAACCAACTCGATCGCTTTTTAGTTAAACACGCCTGA